The following proteins are encoded in a genomic region of Chryseobacterium cucumeris:
- a CDS encoding DUF305 domain-containing protein has product MENTEHKHGASSSMEVEKHSKRSSSTMYGQFVLMAVVMFCAMYIIMYAMIDSLKNLISNINNLYMALLMTSAMLLIELWVMRKMYTNKAINWTIVIIAVISGIFSWFGIREQMNVDDRQFVKSMIPHHAAAILMSQKAHLTDPQLITLQKNILKTQSEEIKLMKHKLREFEKR; this is encoded by the coding sequence ATGGAAAATACAGAGCATAAGCATGGAGCATCTTCTTCCATGGAAGTTGAAAAGCATTCAAAACGTTCTTCCTCTACAATGTACGGACAATTTGTATTGATGGCTGTAGTGATGTTTTGTGCGATGTATATCATTATGTATGCTATGATAGACAGCCTGAAGAATCTTATTTCGAACATTAATAATCTATATATGGCTTTGTTGATGACTTCAGCGATGCTTCTCATTGAATTGTGGGTGATGCGAAAGATGTATACCAACAAAGCAATAAATTGGACTATAGTGATCATTGCCGTAATATCAGGTATTTTTTCCTGGTTCGGAATCAGAGAACAGATGAATGTTGATGACAGACAGTTTGTCAAAAGTATGATTCCTCATCATGCAGCAGCTATTTTAATGTCACAAAAGGCTCATCTTACCGATCCGCAGCTGATTACCCTGCAGAAAAATATTCTTAAAACCCAATCCGAAGAAATCAAGCTGATGAAGCACAAACTCAGAGAATTTGAAAAAAGGTAG
- a CDS encoding RagB/SusD family nutrient uptake outer membrane protein, which translates to MNTIQYFITAVTLSFLATSCANDLNTLPEGDISGEQLNNDANSPEKILGGIYLDLRSNGAGGTTVHSDFGIMGIKAGADLMSNDVIQSTNQHLGMFYNYEATNASNIASEIVWTTFYARIFVINKLLDGLDKNANAKNRAIAGQLLALRAYSYFYLVRFYANDYNGHQSEPGLPLVLTAANPSQGLPRSTVAEVYSQIKKDIEESVTLLDTYTRPSRAQIDERTAKAIAAEVFLETGDYIKAAKYAEESKQGIALMTEDDYTNTGFSNINNPEVIWGFHNTISTMSIGNYYASFFSMFDNTNEGYAGAAQIRKLIDKRLYEAIPATDYRKKVFNGNQNAAYTFNGKTKNYPPYVSWKFKDPTLFEGDYIYIRASSLYYIQAEALARQGREAEARQVLFDITSKRDQAYTLSTKSGSELINEIVLQKRIELWGEGYAWFDMKRLNTPLERVYTGTNHTFGRFNLTPDKFSFQIPNKEINNNPQIKQNE; encoded by the coding sequence ATGAACACAATACAATACTTTATAACAGCTGTAACCCTAAGTTTTTTGGCTACCAGCTGTGCCAATGACCTCAATACGTTACCGGAAGGGGATATTTCCGGGGAGCAGCTCAATAACGATGCAAACAGTCCGGAAAAAATTCTGGGTGGCATCTATCTTGATCTTCGAAGCAATGGTGCAGGCGGTACCACCGTTCACTCAGATTTCGGAATCATGGGAATTAAAGCAGGTGCTGATCTGATGTCTAATGATGTGATCCAGTCTACCAACCAGCATTTAGGAATGTTTTATAATTATGAAGCCACCAATGCCAGTAATATTGCTTCTGAGATTGTATGGACTACTTTTTATGCAAGAATATTCGTAATCAACAAGCTGCTGGATGGTCTGGATAAAAATGCCAATGCAAAAAACAGAGCCATTGCAGGACAGCTGCTCGCTTTAAGAGCTTATTCCTACTTTTATCTGGTGCGTTTTTATGCCAATGATTATAACGGACATCAGTCTGAGCCCGGCCTTCCATTGGTTCTTACCGCAGCTAATCCAAGTCAGGGACTTCCGAGATCAACAGTTGCTGAGGTCTATTCACAAATCAAAAAAGATATAGAAGAATCTGTAACGCTTCTGGATACTTACACCAGACCTTCCAGAGCCCAGATAGACGAAAGAACTGCTAAAGCTATTGCCGCAGAAGTATTTCTGGAAACAGGAGATTATATCAAAGCGGCTAAATATGCTGAGGAAAGCAAGCAGGGAATTGCCCTGATGACCGAGGATGATTATACCAATACCGGATTTTCCAATATCAATAATCCTGAGGTAATATGGGGTTTTCATAATACCATTTCCACAATGAGCATCGGAAATTATTATGCTTCTTTCTTCTCCATGTTTGATAATACGAATGAAGGATATGCCGGAGCCGCACAGATCCGTAAGCTGATTGACAAGCGTCTTTATGAAGCCATTCCGGCAACGGATTACCGTAAAAAAGTATTCAATGGAAACCAGAATGCTGCATATACATTCAACGGAAAAACGAAGAATTATCCGCCTTACGTAAGCTGGAAGTTTAAGGATCCTACGCTTTTTGAAGGAGATTATATTTACATCAGAGCATCTTCACTATATTATATACAAGCGGAAGCTCTTGCCAGACAAGGAAGAGAAGCCGAAGCAAGACAGGTATTATTTGACATTACCTCCAAAAGAGATCAGGCTTACACATTATCTACGAAATCAGGCAGCGAGCTGATTAATGAAATTGTCCTGCAAAAGAGAATAGAACTTTGGGGTGAAGGCTATGCCTGGTTTGATATGAAAAGATTAAACACCCCTTTAGAAAGGGTATACACAGGAACGAATCATACTTTTGGAAGATTCAACCTGACTCCTGATAAATTCAGCTTCCAGATTCCTAATAAAGAGATTAATAATAACCCACAAATCAAGCAGAATGAGTAG
- a CDS encoding patatin-like phospholipase family protein translates to MNFERVGLVLSGGGTKGIAHAGVLKFLQEKGIEIDILSCCSAGSIVGCLHAVGKTPEEILEFFNSVYFFNWKHFTFNQPGLVSSVIFRNYLKPIFHEMKLGDLDIEVKIVATELVAGTQKIFDKDFEIVDAIIASCSIPGITTPYIIGDEMYCDGGVLNNFPADIIREDCDKLIGVFVSPPNEAKIKDLNSIKAIVSRSYDLLSYRIEKIKFDYCDWFISSQKLSSYGTFERRKDRLEEIFNIGYKAAKDSYEESSFFTELRQSGT, encoded by the coding sequence ATGAATTTTGAGAGAGTAGGACTTGTTTTATCAGGAGGCGGTACCAAAGGAATCGCTCATGCAGGAGTATTAAAATTCTTACAGGAAAAAGGTATTGAGATAGATATTCTTTCCTGCTGCAGCGCAGGATCTATTGTAGGATGTCTTCATGCTGTCGGAAAAACTCCGGAAGAAATCCTGGAATTCTTCAATTCTGTCTATTTTTTCAATTGGAAACACTTTACGTTCAATCAGCCGGGACTGGTTTCTTCAGTGATCTTCAGAAACTACCTGAAACCTATTTTCCACGAAATGAAATTAGGTGATCTTGATATTGAAGTGAAAATCGTAGCTACAGAGTTGGTTGCAGGTACCCAGAAAATTTTTGATAAAGATTTTGAAATTGTTGATGCCATTATTGCCTCTTGCTCCATTCCGGGAATCACCACTCCTTACATCATTGGAGATGAAATGTATTGTGACGGAGGAGTACTGAATAACTTCCCCGCAGATATCATCAGGGAAGACTGTGATAAGCTGATCGGTGTATTTGTATCTCCGCCCAATGAAGCAAAGATCAAGGATCTGAACTCTATTAAAGCAATCGTTTCCCGCTCTTATGACCTTCTGTCCTACAGAATCGAAAAAATAAAATTTGATTACTGTGACTGGTTCATTTCTTCCCAGAAACTATCGTCTTACGGGACTTTTGAACGAAGAAAAGACAGGTTGGAAGAGATTTTCAATATCGGTTACAAAGCAGCAAAAGATAGCTACGAAGAAAGTAGTTTTTTTACGGAATTAAGACAATCCGGAACATAA
- the chrA gene encoding chromate efflux transporter, whose protein sequence is MNNNNDLKALAKLFLKLGIIGFGGPAAHIAMMQKEVVAEKKWLTDQEFLDLIGATNLIPGPNSTEMAIHIGRERAGWKGLIVAGLCFIFPAVIITGIFAWLYKEYGRLPEVSPFIYGIKPAIIAIIIGAVFPLAKKSVKTFPLVAVGGIVLLCSLLKINEIVLMFGAGFLILIIEYQRNKKLNNFIFISPLQFLLSNTSSLLNLKLFWIFLKIGAILYGSGYVLFAFLDTELVSRGIITRQELIDAVAVGQFTPGPVFSSVTFIGYQINGLSGALVSTLAIFLPSFIFVALSGPFINKMRNSATFSSFLNGVNVASVALILSVCITMGIDSITDWKTTLIACISIAVVFGFKKLNSAFLVIGGALLGFLLSFLS, encoded by the coding sequence GTGAACAATAATAATGACTTAAAAGCCCTTGCCAAATTATTTCTGAAGCTGGGAATCATTGGATTTGGAGGCCCGGCAGCCCATATTGCAATGATGCAAAAAGAAGTGGTAGCTGAAAAAAAGTGGCTGACAGATCAGGAATTTCTGGATCTTATTGGAGCTACCAATCTCATTCCCGGTCCTAACAGTACTGAAATGGCAATCCATATAGGGCGTGAAAGAGCAGGCTGGAAAGGACTTATAGTTGCCGGGCTTTGTTTTATATTTCCTGCGGTTATTATTACCGGTATTTTTGCATGGCTATACAAAGAATATGGCCGGCTTCCCGAAGTATCTCCTTTTATTTATGGAATAAAGCCTGCCATTATAGCGATTATAATAGGTGCTGTATTCCCACTGGCAAAAAAATCAGTAAAAACTTTCCCATTAGTGGCTGTGGGAGGAATTGTTCTCCTATGTTCTTTATTAAAAATCAATGAAATAGTATTAATGTTCGGAGCCGGATTTTTAATATTGATAATAGAGTATCAAAGAAATAAAAAGCTGAACAATTTTATTTTTATTAGTCCACTTCAGTTTTTACTGTCTAACACATCTTCTCTGCTCAATTTAAAATTATTCTGGATCTTTCTGAAAATCGGAGCCATATTATATGGCAGTGGATATGTTTTATTCGCTTTTCTGGATACAGAACTTGTTTCAAGAGGGATTATTACCCGTCAGGAACTTATAGATGCAGTCGCCGTAGGCCAGTTTACTCCGGGGCCTGTGTTTTCTTCAGTGACATTTATCGGATACCAGATCAATGGACTTTCGGGAGCTTTGGTATCTACTTTAGCCATATTCCTTCCTTCTTTTATATTTGTTGCGTTGTCTGGTCCTTTCATAAATAAAATGAGAAATTCTGCAACATTTTCATCTTTTCTTAACGGTGTAAATGTGGCTTCTGTAGCTCTCATTCTGTCTGTATGCATCACTATGGGAATTGACAGCATTACCGACTGGAAAACAACTCTTATCGCCTGTATAAGTATAGCTGTTGTATTCGGATTTAAAAAACTAAACAGTGCTTTTTTAGTTATCGGAGGAGCACTATTAGGTTTTTTACTAAGCTTTTTATCCTGA
- a CDS encoding serine hydrolase domain-containing protein — translation MTKTQLFFTSVFSTLLSVAAAAQKQDAYTHKIDSIITSPNPIAFNGVVLVAQKGKVHYLKSNGYKDFDKKILLKTGDQFEIMSNSKQVTAVLVLQAAEQGKLNLHTPIRKYLPSLTQTWADTVTVHHLLNHTHGISNLEKPAAFKAGTQFKYGNLSYIMLGEILKNTTGKSFTELAGSLFKRLKMDQTFVYNTKNNQSLVAGYMNENNQFVKVKESFLNDDIAPAAGVISTVQDLAKWDQALFKGKLLSPEFQKLMLTPSTTSQHNVFGKESMGFGYNVRFIREAGLDYFAVTGLGDGFTCLNAYFPSTDTTLIILENQMPENREYWSFKEAAIKNVILTAIASH, via the coding sequence ATGACCAAAACACAATTATTTTTCACCAGTGTATTTTCTACGTTGTTATCTGTTGCCGCAGCAGCTCAGAAACAAGACGCTTACACTCATAAAATCGACAGTATTATAACGTCTCCCAACCCGATAGCTTTCAATGGCGTCGTTTTGGTGGCTCAGAAAGGAAAAGTACACTATCTGAAATCCAATGGCTACAAAGATTTTGATAAAAAAATTCTTTTGAAAACAGGAGATCAGTTTGAAATCATGTCCAATTCTAAGCAGGTTACCGCAGTATTGGTTTTACAGGCCGCCGAACAGGGAAAGCTGAATCTTCATACTCCTATCAGAAAATACCTTCCTTCTCTTACCCAAACCTGGGCCGACACAGTTACAGTACACCATCTTCTGAACCATACCCACGGGATTAGCAATCTTGAAAAACCTGCAGCTTTCAAAGCCGGTACCCAGTTCAAATATGGCAACCTTTCTTATATCATGCTGGGGGAAATCCTTAAAAATACAACAGGAAAAAGCTTTACTGAACTTGCCGGTTCTCTTTTTAAAAGGTTGAAAATGGATCAGACTTTTGTTTACAATACAAAGAATAATCAATCTCTGGTTGCAGGTTATATGAATGAAAACAATCAGTTTGTAAAAGTAAAAGAGTCCTTTTTGAATGATGATATTGCTCCTGCTGCAGGCGTCATTTCTACGGTGCAGGATCTTGCAAAATGGGATCAGGCTTTATTTAAAGGAAAACTTCTCTCTCCTGAATTTCAAAAGCTGATGCTGACACCTTCTACCACTTCCCAGCATAATGTGTTCGGAAAAGAAAGTATGGGATTCGGGTATAATGTAAGATTTATCAGAGAGGCAGGACTGGATTATTTTGCAGTCACAGGTCTTGGTGATGGTTTCACTTGCCTTAACGCTTATTTTCCTTCCACTGATACTACCCTCATTATTCTTGAGAATCAGATGCCTGAAAACCGTGAATACTGGAGTTTCAAAGAGGCTGCAATAAAGAATGTGATTCTTACAGCTATAGCTTCTCATTAA
- a CDS encoding ABC transporter ATP-binding protein, with translation MPLQIINLTKKFGEQTALDNINISIDKNEIIGLLGPNGAGKSTLMKSIVGALKIDQGEIIFNGMNISDHEIESKKKIGFLPENNPLYLEMYVKEYLQFVANIHKISKSRVDEVIELVGITPEKSKKIGQLSKGYKQRVGLAQAIIHQPDLLILDEPTNGLDPNQIIEIRNVVKQIGQQKTVLLSTHIMQEVEALCSRVILIHKGNILQDCPIDEFKGKFESLEDAFASYTQNFEIKPEH, from the coding sequence ATGCCGCTTCAGATAATCAATTTAACCAAAAAATTTGGTGAACAGACTGCTCTTGACAACATCAACATTTCTATTGATAAAAATGAAATCATCGGTCTTCTTGGTCCGAACGGTGCCGGAAAATCTACCCTGATGAAATCTATTGTGGGGGCTCTGAAAATTGATCAGGGTGAAATTATTTTTAATGGAATGAATATCTCAGACCATGAGATTGAAAGCAAAAAGAAAATCGGTTTTCTTCCTGAGAATAATCCGCTGTATCTGGAGATGTATGTGAAAGAATATCTTCAGTTTGTAGCCAACATCCACAAAATTTCCAAATCCAGAGTAGATGAAGTGATTGAACTCGTAGGAATTACTCCGGAAAAATCAAAAAAAATCGGACAGTTGTCTAAGGGATACAAGCAACGTGTAGGATTGGCACAAGCTATCATTCATCAGCCGGATCTGCTGATTCTGGATGAACCTACCAATGGTCTGGATCCCAATCAGATTATTGAAATCCGTAATGTGGTGAAACAGATCGGACAGCAAAAGACTGTTTTACTATCTACTCACATCATGCAGGAAGTGGAAGCTCTTTGTTCAAGAGTTATTCTTATCCATAAAGGAAATATTCTTCAGGACTGCCCTATTGATGAATTCAAAGGTAAATTTGAAAGCCTGGAAGATGCTTTTGCAAGTTATACACAGAATTTTGAGATTAAACCTGAACATTAA
- a CDS encoding TolC family protein, with translation MNKRKIYQYAGLAVFLLSLTACKPIEIAQRTENKTVPEKYGSAENDTINTGKMKWNEYFSDPHLQELISQALQNNQELNIVLQEIEMSKNEIKARKGEYLPSVGLKAGAGVDKVSRYTNIGAMEANTEIETGKEMPEPLFDFGAGVQAQWETDIWGKLHNATKAQVQRYLASIEGKNFMTTHLISEIADSYYELLALDNELVILNQNIKIQNDALDIIKELKKNARSNELAVQRFEAQVLKTQGMQYDIQQKIVETENRINYLVGRFPQPVERSQDSFDSIVPQAVYGGIPSELLENRPDIKQAEYELAAAKLDIKVAKARFYPSLDLSAGVGLQAFNPLYIIKPQSFLFSLAGELTAPLINRRAIKAAYYNANAKQIQAVYHYEQTVLGAYIEVANQLSKIHNLESSVNIKTKEVDALTKSIDISNDLFKYARADYMEVLLTQRDALESRFELVEKKVNQLKASVAVYRALGGGWDQAPLAVPDIKKE, from the coding sequence ATGAATAAAAGAAAAATATATCAATATGCAGGTCTGGCAGTCTTCTTATTAAGTCTTACTGCCTGTAAACCTATAGAAATAGCACAACGTACTGAGAACAAAACTGTTCCTGAAAAATATGGTTCAGCAGAAAATGACACCATCAATACGGGAAAAATGAAGTGGAATGAATATTTCAGTGATCCTCATCTTCAGGAGCTGATCAGTCAGGCCCTTCAGAATAATCAGGAACTGAATATTGTCCTTCAGGAAATTGAAATGTCTAAAAATGAAATCAAAGCCAGGAAAGGGGAGTATCTTCCTTCTGTAGGTTTAAAAGCCGGAGCTGGTGTAGACAAGGTAAGCCGATACACCAATATCGGAGCCATGGAGGCCAATACTGAAATAGAGACCGGCAAAGAAATGCCGGAACCTTTATTTGATTTTGGAGCAGGTGTTCAGGCACAGTGGGAAACGGATATCTGGGGAAAGCTGCATAATGCGACAAAAGCACAGGTACAGCGATATCTTGCCAGCATTGAAGGAAAGAACTTCATGACTACTCATCTTATTTCTGAAATTGCAGATTCTTATTATGAACTGTTGGCACTGGATAATGAGCTGGTTATTTTGAATCAGAATATTAAAATTCAGAATGATGCGCTGGATATTATCAAAGAGTTAAAAAAGAATGCGCGATCCAATGAACTGGCAGTACAGAGATTTGAAGCCCAGGTTCTGAAAACTCAGGGCATGCAGTATGACATCCAGCAGAAGATAGTTGAAACGGAGAACAGGATTAATTATCTGGTGGGAAGATTTCCACAACCCGTGGAAAGAAGTCAGGATTCTTTTGATTCTATTGTTCCGCAAGCGGTATATGGAGGAATTCCTTCTGAACTTTTGGAAAACCGTCCGGATATCAAACAGGCTGAATATGAACTGGCTGCTGCCAAGCTTGACATTAAAGTGGCCAAAGCAAGGTTCTACCCTTCTCTTGATCTTTCTGCAGGAGTCGGATTACAAGCTTTTAATCCACTGTATATCATCAAACCTCAGTCGTTTCTGTTTTCTCTTGCGGGAGAACTTACAGCACCATTGATCAACAGAAGAGCGATTAAAGCGGCTTATTATAATGCCAATGCGAAACAGATTCAGGCAGTATATCATTATGAGCAGACTGTTTTGGGAGCTTATATTGAGGTAGCGAATCAGTTGTCTAAGATTCATAATCTGGAAAGCAGTGTGAATATCAAAACGAAGGAAGTGGATGCTTTAACAAAGTCTATAGATATTTCCAACGACCTGTTCAAATATGCCCGTGCTGATTACATGGAAGTTTTACTGACTCAAAGGGATGCTCTGGAATCCAGGTTTGAGCTGGTAGAGAAGAAAGTGAACCAACTTAAAGCGAGTGTTGCTGTTTACAGAGCGCTTGGCGGTGGGTGGGATCAGGCTCCGTTGGCAGTTCCGGATATTAAGAAAGAATAA
- a CDS encoding SusC/RagA family TonB-linked outer membrane protein, with amino-acid sequence MKKKQCKLGVLALLLFAEYGFAQSKDSLSKETSIKEVVVVAFGKQKKEEITGSVQSLKAKDLSNLQNGNILQGIGGKVAGVQVISSGQPGSQPTIRMRGIGSINASSDPLIVLDGIPYSGNLNSIAASDIESISFLEDASSNALYGSRGANGVIIVNTKRGKSKGVSIEADVKTGVNFRSIEDYSVFTSPQDYYTAYYNRARIGETARLKQPGAVPSGPSPHDVGLAALTKLGYNVYNVPFNQLISKDGSFNPDAKLLYQDNWKKLLFRPALRREATVGINANGDQVKSYTSLNYLDDKGYLISSGFERFGIRSNVDYSITSKLKLTSALSYTYSKQDFGETGGFSNPFQFARNIAPFYPVFLRDNNYQRLYDSYGNALYDYGDGQGPNGATRSYAVFENPVGNLQKDKSQTVSNITNLNLGLNYEIIKGLDFTYNFGAYLENTRNLQFGNTEGGTSSSVGGTISQGSNFKYTLNHQQLLTYQKKLGNHSFNLLAGHELNKIKDDGFSGSKQQLLLPDSQSFDNAVKITDLSGSGYEYAVEGYFTRLLYNYDGKYFFNANIRRDGSSVFSPESRWGNFYGLGLAWNIAKEDFLKDNRIINALKLKASYGQQGNDNILLSGSSRDYYAYQDIYGINNFGDDKPVLSLKKQGNKDLKWETSKNLNAGFEISLLKNRISLNADYFERKVSDMIYALPLPPSNAGSYVKYGNIGDMTNRGVQANVNVDILRGDEFQWSFYANATHYKNKITRLPAEQRNTGLVSGLFILTEGGDRYTYFLKEFAGVNPENGDALWYRTTINPTTQKEERTVTSNYKEATDYNTGKSAIPKVYGGFGTDFSFKRFNLAVNFAYQFGGYGYDDIYRSLFHSDSYGSNYSTDLDKTWTPENPTAALPRVDLTATNQNGNSTLYLIKSDYISLQDVTLSYQLPDGFAQQAGLSGLKIYVTGNNLYLWSKRKGYDPRASLTGVSDAYRYSLLSSVSLGFKLNF; translated from the coding sequence ATGAAAAAGAAACAATGCAAGCTTGGTGTATTGGCCTTACTCCTGTTCGCGGAATATGGTTTTGCACAAAGCAAAGACAGTCTTTCCAAAGAAACTTCCATCAAAGAAGTGGTGGTGGTAGCTTTTGGGAAGCAGAAAAAAGAAGAAATCACGGGATCTGTACAGTCGCTGAAGGCTAAAGATCTTTCTAATCTTCAAAACGGAAATATTCTTCAGGGAATTGGAGGAAAAGTAGCGGGAGTACAGGTGATTTCCTCAGGACAGCCGGGCTCTCAGCCGACCATCAGAATGAGAGGAATAGGCTCTATCAACGCGTCCAGTGACCCCTTAATTGTACTGGATGGCATTCCATACAGCGGAAACCTGAACAGTATTGCCGCATCGGATATTGAAAGTATCTCTTTTCTTGAAGATGCTTCTTCGAATGCTTTATACGGTTCCAGAGGGGCTAATGGTGTTATTATTGTGAACACCAAAAGAGGAAAAAGTAAAGGTGTAAGTATTGAGGCCGATGTAAAAACAGGGGTTAACTTCAGGTCTATTGAGGATTATTCTGTCTTTACTTCTCCTCAGGATTATTACACCGCTTATTATAACAGAGCAAGAATTGGCGAAACTGCAAGACTGAAACAGCCGGGAGCTGTTCCTTCAGGCCCTTCTCCTCATGATGTGGGACTTGCTGCTCTTACCAAACTGGGATATAATGTATATAACGTTCCTTTTAATCAACTAATTTCAAAGGACGGTTCTTTCAATCCCGACGCAAAGCTGCTCTACCAGGACAACTGGAAAAAGCTGCTTTTCAGACCGGCTTTGAGAAGGGAAGCAACAGTGGGAATCAATGCCAATGGTGATCAGGTAAAATCGTACACTTCCCTTAATTATCTGGATGATAAAGGATATCTGATTTCGTCAGGTTTTGAAAGGTTCGGGATCAGGTCTAATGTGGACTACTCTATCACCTCTAAACTGAAGCTGACCAGTGCTTTATCTTATACCTACAGTAAGCAGGATTTCGGGGAGACCGGAGGTTTTTCCAACCCTTTCCAGTTTGCCAGAAATATTGCTCCTTTCTATCCTGTTTTCCTGAGAGATAACAATTACCAGAGGCTTTATGATAGTTATGGAAATGCTCTATATGACTACGGAGACGGCCAGGGACCTAACGGTGCCACAAGATCTTATGCGGTGTTTGAAAATCCTGTAGGAAACCTTCAGAAAGATAAGTCACAGACTGTCAGTAACATTACCAACCTGAACCTGGGTTTAAATTATGAAATCATCAAAGGACTTGATTTCACTTATAATTTCGGAGCTTATCTCGAAAATACCAGAAACCTGCAGTTCGGAAATACGGAAGGAGGAACTTCATCTTCTGTGGGAGGAACAATTTCTCAAGGTTCTAATTTTAAATATACCCTGAACCATCAGCAATTGCTTACTTACCAGAAAAAGCTGGGAAATCACAGCTTCAACCTCCTTGCAGGGCATGAACTGAATAAAATAAAAGATGATGGATTCTCAGGATCAAAACAGCAGCTTTTACTACCCGACTCTCAGTCATTTGACAATGCCGTAAAAATTACCGACTTATCCGGAAGCGGTTATGAATATGCCGTAGAAGGTTATTTCACGAGGTTATTGTATAATTATGACGGAAAATATTTCTTTAATGCCAATATCCGTAGAGACGGTTCTTCCGTATTTTCTCCGGAAAGCAGATGGGGAAATTTCTATGGATTAGGACTTGCATGGAATATCGCAAAGGAAGATTTTCTTAAAGACAATCGTATTATCAATGCTTTAAAATTAAAAGCTTCTTATGGACAGCAGGGAAATGACAACATTCTTTTAAGTGGTTCCAGCAGAGATTATTATGCGTATCAGGATATCTACGGAATCAACAACTTCGGGGACGACAAACCTGTTCTATCGCTTAAAAAACAAGGAAATAAGGATTTAAAATGGGAAACCTCCAAAAACCTGAATGCCGGTTTTGAAATTTCACTTTTAAAAAACAGAATCAGTCTGAATGCCGATTATTTTGAAAGAAAAGTTTCGGATATGATTTACGCTCTTCCTCTTCCTCCATCCAATGCGGGTTCATATGTGAAATACGGAAATATCGGAGATATGACCAACAGAGGTGTTCAGGCGAATGTCAATGTAGATATTCTTCGCGGTGATGAGTTCCAGTGGAGTTTTTATGCGAATGCCACTCACTATAAAAATAAGATTACCAGATTACCGGCTGAGCAGAGAAATACAGGACTTGTTTCAGGTTTATTTATCCTGACAGAAGGTGGAGACCGTTACACCTATTTCCTAAAAGAATTTGCCGGAGTAAATCCTGAGAACGGTGATGCTTTATGGTATCGCACAACGATCAACCCAACGACCCAAAAGGAAGAAAGAACAGTGACCAGTAATTATAAGGAAGCCACCGACTATAACACCGGAAAGTCTGCTATTCCAAAGGTATATGGAGGATTCGGAACAGATTTCAGCTTTAAAAGATTTAATCTGGCAGTAAATTTCGCTTACCAGTTCGGAGGCTATGGATATGATGATATTTACAGAAGCTTATTCCATTCTGACAGCTATGGTTCCAACTATTCAACAGATCTGGATAAAACCTGGACTCCCGAAAACCCAACGGCTGCCTTACCAAGAGTAGATCTTACCGCTACAAACCAGAACGGAAATTCAACGCTGTATCTGATCAAGTCGGATTATATCAGTCTTCAGGATGTAACCCTTTCCTATCAGCTTCCTGACGGTTTCGCACAGCAGGCAGGCTTATCAGGCCTGAAAATTTATGTAACAGGAAACAATCTGTATCTATGGTCTAAGAGAAAAGGATATGATCCAAGAGCTTCACTGACAGGAGTTTCAGATGCTTACCGCTATTCTCTTTTATCCAGTGTCTCTTTAGGCTTTAAACTTAATTTTTAA